CAAGGTCGAACCGCTGGGCGAATCGCGTACCTATGAAAAAGAAATCAATGGCGTGCGCCATGGGGTGATCGAGACCCGCTACGCCGTGTATCCGCAGCAAAGCGGCAGCCTTGAAATTCCGCCCCTGACCTTCACCGCCACCGCTGCCGACAACCCGCAACCCTCCAGTGGCACGGCGCGGCCAGGCCGCCAGGTGCAGGTCAGCTCGCTGCCTCTGCGTCTGGCCGTGCGCCCCATCCCCGCCGACTGGCCGGCTGGCGCGCCCTGGCTGCCAGCGCGCAGCCTGACCCTGGAAGAACACTGGAGTCCCGACCCGAGCAGCCAGCAGCCGCAGATCGGCGACTCCCTGACCCGTAGCATCACACTGCGCGCCGAGGGCCTGTCGAGCACCCAGCTCCCGCAGTTGCCGGCCACCGAAATCGTCGGCCTGCGCCGCTACCCGGACCAGCCGGTGCTGCGCAACGAAATCAGCGAACGCGGCATGACCGCCAACCGCGAGGAGCGCGAGGCGCTGGTGCCGACCCACAGCGGCGAACTTGCCCTACCCGCGCTGGAAGTGACCTGGTGGAACACCCGGGAAGACCATCTGGAGCACAGCAGCCTCCCCGCACGCACCTTGAACGTGCTGGACAACCCGGCCCTGAGCGCGGAAACCCCGGCCGACGACAGCAGCGGCGTTCGCCACCTGCTGTGGCCCTGGCAGCTCGCCACCCTGCTGTTCGCCCTGACCACCGTGCTCGGTTTCGCCCTGTGGTGGCGCGCCCGTTCGCAACCGGCGGTGCTGCGCGCCGCCCAGAACGGCCCGAGCCCGCGTACCCTGCTGGACGACCTGAAGCGCGCCTGCCTGGCCAACGACCCCCAGGCCACGCGCCAGGCGCTGGATGCCTGGGCGCGACAGCAGCCGGAGACCCTGGCCGAGATGGCGGCGCGCTTCGTGCCGTTGTCGGATGCGCTGGATGGGTTGAACGGGGCGTTGTATAGCGAGAGTGGGCAGTATTGGCAGGGTGAGGATTTGTGGCGAGCGATCGGGACCATTCCGCCGGCGGAGCAGGTGTTGTTGCCGGCAAGTGAGAGCGGAAACCTGCCGCCGCTCTACCCCAAGTAATCCAAGGCAACCACTGCCTCCAAAGACCCACCACAGGCCTGGAGAGCAGTGGCGTACCTGTGGGAGCCGGCTTGCCGGCGATAGGGCCCGTACACTCAGTGCAACCCCATGGTGTTCAGCCCGAGAGAATGCACCAGCGCCTTCTGCCCAAATTGCCCAAAGCCATGACCGGCTTCTGCCTGCACCGGCCTCATCGCCGGCAAGCCGGCTCCCACTGGGCCTCTAGACTCAGATGGCTTTGTGCCCCTCGAACGGATTCCAACCCTGCTGCCCCTTACCCTGCTTCAGGTAATAGGCATAGTTGGTCAGGTTGGCATACACGAATGCGAAGGCCATGCTGATACCGTTGTCCAGCGCCTGAGGCACCACATTACCGGTCGCTGCCTCGTAGACCGCTTCCAGCACGCCAACGGCCACGATGATCCCCAGCATCACCAGGTTCTTTTTCCACAAACCCAGCACGAACCAGTAGATCGGGCCGAAGAAGAAGGCGATGACATTGAAGTTGATCAGCAGCTTCTTGCCCAACGGCAAGGCGCGAAATGCGGCTTTGTAGGTCGCAGCGGCTGGGCCACCGTGCTGGTCGAAGAAGGCGAAACGCTCTTGCCATTTGGGCTTGAGGTGGGTCGAGCGAGCTTCGGTTTGCGGGGTAGTTTCCATGATGACTCCTGTCTGCTTTTTCCGAGGATGACTGGCCTTGCGGTGGCCAGCGGGGCGGAGATTAAATGAGCGACCTGCCTGACACAAGCCAAAAGGCAGGTTGAGTGGGAACGGGTTCACAGCTTGTACACCGCGGCTGTCGCGAGAGAGTTAGAAAAAAATCTATATCCGCATGAGTCAGAAAGTCATCAGATTTGAAGCCATGAGTGCCCTACCACACCTGCTTTATTACATATCCGACCAACCAACTAATTAACAAACCAATCAGCATTCAACCACACGGACGGCGCCCCCCTAAACCCAAGACATCCATCACATCGCAATAAAATCAGGCGAATCGCGACAAGTCCACAGGCGCACGATTACTATTTAGCGTATTGATCTCTTGATCTGAAAGCAAATCATCAAACGCATTACCACCAAATTCTTCAATGAAAACCCGCTCCTCCTCATAAGTCGAGATGCACTGCAGCCAATTTATCTTTAGCGAATTATATTTAAGCTCTGGAAAATGAGCATCATTCCACATAAACGGGA
The Pseudomonas sp. KU43P genome window above contains:
- a CDS encoding BatD family protein codes for the protein MSRLGVLILGLLWALLAQAEPTLQASVDRARLEAGETLELTLESQDVTQFGKPDLRALEGDFEVRGTRQLNSLHTLDGETRASTRWIITLLPRRSGSLRIPELQLGQSHSQAIDLQVLQADANRQDSASQVFVEATLDSNEVYVQAQAVLTLRIYHSVSLYDDSSLSPLQLENAKVEPLGESRTYEKEINGVRHGVIETRYAVYPQQSGSLEIPPLTFTATAADNPQPSSGTARPGRQVQVSSLPLRLAVRPIPADWPAGAPWLPARSLTLEEHWSPDPSSQQPQIGDSLTRSITLRAEGLSSTQLPQLPATEIVGLRRYPDQPVLRNEISERGMTANREEREALVPTHSGELALPALEVTWWNTREDHLEHSSLPARTLNVLDNPALSAETPADDSSGVRHLLWPWQLATLLFALTTVLGFALWWRARSQPAVLRAAQNGPSPRTLLDDLKRACLANDPQATRQALDAWARQQPETLAEMAARFVPLSDALDGLNGALYSESGQYWQGEDLWRAIGTIPPAEQVLLPASESGNLPPLYPK
- a CDS encoding DUF2628 domain-containing protein, coding for METTPQTEARSTHLKPKWQERFAFFDQHGGPAAATYKAAFRALPLGKKLLINFNVIAFFFGPIYWFVLGLWKKNLVMLGIIVAVGVLEAVYEAATGNVVPQALDNGISMAFAFVYANLTNYAYYLKQGKGQQGWNPFEGHKAI